Proteins from a genomic interval of Nostoc sp. TCL240-02:
- a CDS encoding TIR domain-containing protein: protein MCWVGLLTAATVPHKTDNRYIGHGHSPLWRDLKDFISERLKLPWDEFNRLPIAGINNTVRLSQMLDSAAIAFLIMTGEDEQSDLKLRARMNVIHEAGLFQGRLGFTRAILLLEEGCENFSNVDGLGYINFPCGNIKACFEDVRMVLEREGLV, encoded by the coding sequence ATTTGCTGGGTTGGTTTACTCACTGCTGCTACTGTACCTCACAAGACTGATAACCGCTATATTGGACACGGGCACTCACCGTTATGGAGGGATCTCAAAGACTTTATCAGTGAGCGATTAAAACTACCTTGGGATGAATTCAATCGGCTTCCAATTGCTGGAATCAATAATACTGTGCGCTTATCCCAGATGCTGGATAGTGCAGCGATCGCATTTTTGATAATGACTGGTGAAGATGAACAAAGTGATCTGAAGCTCCGTGCAAGAATGAATGTTATACATGAAGCAGGTCTTTTTCAAGGACGCTTGGGTTTCACACGCGCAATTCTCCTTTTAGAAGAAGGCTGTGAAAACTTTTCCAATGTTGATGGACTTGGTTATATTAACTTTCCATGCGGGAACATTAAAGCTTGTTTTGAGGATGTTCGTATGGTTCTTGAGCGTGAAGGCTTGGTGTGA
- a CDS encoding Uma2 family endonuclease, translating to MKNIGLTQGKITVPESATLKEFLKLPYIEESPAWEYINGEAIQKPMGGAKHSLLQKRLVAVIDALGSNYKAFPELRCTCGNRSVVPDVVVISTNQIPLDESGDIISSGIDFAPPWIIEILSPAQSQTKVTGNILHYLRNGSQLGWLVDPSERCILVYQPNSLPDLLAGQDILPVLENLNLTLSVNEVFAWLQRKV from the coding sequence ATGAAAAATATTGGGTTGACGCAAGGAAAAATTACAGTTCCAGAAAGCGCGACTTTAAAAGAGTTCTTAAAACTTCCATATATTGAAGAGTCACCAGCTTGGGAATATATCAACGGAGAGGCAATTCAGAAACCTATGGGAGGGGCTAAACACAGTTTATTGCAAAAACGTTTGGTTGCAGTAATTGATGCGTTGGGCAGTAACTACAAAGCTTTTCCTGAATTACGCTGTACCTGCGGTAATCGTTCAGTAGTTCCTGATGTGGTTGTGATCTCTACCAATCAAATACCACTGGATGAGAGCGGTGACATTATTAGCAGTGGGATTGATTTTGCACCCCCTTGGATCATCGAAATTCTTTCCCCTGCTCAAAGTCAAACGAAAGTAACTGGCAATATTTTACACTATTTGAGAAATGGCAGTCAGCTAGGATGGTTGGTTGATCCAAGTGAACGCTGTATTTTAGTTTATCAGCCTAATTCTTTACCAGATTTGTTAGCAGGACAGGATATATTACCAGTGTTAGAAAATTTGAATTTGACGCTCTCTGTTAATGAAGTATTTGCTTGGTTACAGCGTAAAGTTTGA
- a CDS encoding transposase DNA-binding-containing protein, with protein sequence MLDWWEKNFATISLGDRRLNERAMSIGYALSLGFGKALSEVFSNGTVLKRAYEFLLIQKCNFPA encoded by the coding sequence ATGCTGGACTGGTGGGAAAAGAATTTTGCAACCATATCTCTAGGCGATCGCCGATTGAATGAGCGTGCAATGTCAATCGGGTATGCTCTAAGTTTGGGATTCGGCAAAGCGCTGTCGGAAGTTTTCAGTAATGGAACCGTACTTAAAAGGGCTTATGAGTTTTTGCTAATCCAAAAGTGCAATTTCCCAGCGTGA
- a CDS encoding ferredoxin thioredoxin reductase catalytic beta subunit, with amino-acid sequence MITSEHNTKSSDRSLEAMRHFSEQYAKRTGTYFCSEPSVTAVVIEGLAKHKDELGAPLCPCRHYEDKEAEVHATYWNCPCVPMRERKECHCMLFLTSDNEFAGEKQDISLETIKEVRDSMG; translated from the coding sequence ATGATCACATCAGAACATAACACAAAATCCAGCGATAGAAGCCTAGAGGCAATGCGGCATTTTTCCGAACAATACGCCAAGCGGACTGGAACATACTTCTGTTCTGAACCTTCTGTTACCGCAGTTGTGATTGAAGGACTAGCCAAACATAAAGACGAACTAGGTGCGCCTTTATGTCCCTGTCGCCATTATGAAGATAAAGAGGCTGAAGTCCATGCCACCTATTGGAATTGTCCCTGTGTGCCAATGAGAGAACGCAAAGAGTGCCATTGTATGTTGTTCCTTACCTCTGACAACGAGTTTGCTGGAGAAAAACAAGACATTTCTCTAGAAACAATTAAAGAAGTCCGAGACAGTATGGGATGA
- a CDS encoding transposase, with the protein MKAYSLDLRQKIVDAYACGDISQRKLAKNFGVTLSFVQNLLKRHRELGMIGPKVRTEQTATKLNAEQLEILRQLVIAQPDATLSELRERLYEKTEVLIGVATVNRMVRWKLHLNLKKKVSTSQKKVVMKSN; encoded by the coding sequence ATGAAAGCCTACTCTCTCGACTTGCGTCAAAAAATAGTTGATGCTTATGCCTGCGGTGACATTTCCCAACGAAAACTGGCTAAAAACTTTGGTGTCACCTTAAGTTTTGTGCAAAATTTACTCAAACGCCATCGAGAATTGGGGATGATAGGCCCCAAGGTGCGGACTGAGCAGACAGCAACAAAGTTGAATGCTGAACAGTTAGAAATCCTGCGCCAACTCGTCATAGCACAGCCCGATGCGACGTTAAGCGAATTGCGGGAACGACTTTACGAGAAAACAGAGGTCTTAATTGGGGTAGCTACGGTGAATCGGATGGTTCGCTGGAAACTTCACCTCAACCTCAAAAAAAAAGTCTCCACCTCACAAAAAAAGGTAGTGATGAAGTCCAACTAG
- a CDS encoding DUF58 domain-containing protein produces the protein MKIIKPLTNWLETRACAPTYGGWVLAVTAICFFGAGINTMAGWLYAISGISFALLGVAAILPPRSLTGLSITRRPMQPVSAGDDLTVELEICNQTQQPVSLLQVEDILPFVLGKPVQKAIETIPSQGIYRWVYYHPTQHRGVYRWHTIELGSGAPLGLFWCRRQRDCVATAIVYPTVLPLATCPLVDEMGQEESKRGDPRGKPLQTATTGLVRSLRPYRLGDPTRLIHWRTSARYGELRVRELEMVTGGQEIVIALDSASNWEEENFEQAVIAAASLYFYAQQQQLEVQLWTASTNLIKGDRFVLETLAATTALEDASSVVPKSYPLIWLTQNPLSLATLPQGSRWVLWSNVSAPAEPEVINWEQPGIVLQSDRALQPQLQKTLHLL, from the coding sequence ATGAAAATCATTAAACCCCTCACTAATTGGTTAGAAACCCGCGCTTGTGCCCCTACTTATGGCGGTTGGGTGCTAGCAGTAACCGCTATTTGTTTTTTTGGCGCAGGTATTAATACGATGGCTGGTTGGCTGTATGCCATTAGCGGCATCAGTTTTGCCCTTTTGGGTGTAGCAGCTATCTTACCGCCGCGATCGCTCACAGGTCTATCTATCACCCGCCGTCCCATGCAACCTGTGTCAGCAGGTGACGATCTAACGGTGGAATTAGAAATCTGCAATCAGACACAACAGCCTGTCAGCTTATTACAAGTCGAAGATATATTACCCTTCGTCTTAGGGAAACCAGTACAAAAGGCAATCGAAACAATTCCTAGCCAAGGTATTTACCGTTGGGTATATTACCACCCGACTCAGCACCGGGGTGTTTATCGCTGGCACACAATTGAACTTGGTTCTGGTGCGCCTTTGGGATTGTTCTGGTGTCGCCGTCAGCGTGATTGTGTTGCTACAGCGATCGTTTATCCCACAGTGTTACCCTTGGCTACCTGCCCCTTAGTAGACGAAATGGGGCAAGAAGAGAGCAAAAGGGGCGATCCTCGTGGTAAGCCCTTGCAGACAGCGACAACAGGGCTGGTGCGATCGCTCCGTCCATATCGTCTTGGAGATCCTACTCGCCTGATTCACTGGCGGACTAGTGCCCGCTATGGGGAATTAAGGGTGCGGGAGTTAGAAATGGTTACAGGTGGACAAGAAATAGTGATTGCCCTTGACAGTGCTAGCAATTGGGAAGAAGAAAACTTTGAACAAGCAGTAATTGCCGCAGCTTCGCTATATTTTTACGCACAGCAACAGCAATTAGAGGTACAACTATGGACAGCATCAACAAATTTAATCAAAGGCGATCGCTTTGTTTTAGAAACTTTAGCAGCAACAACAGCCCTAGAAGATGCCAGTTCAGTAGTTCCTAAAAGTTATCCCTTGATTTGGCTGACTCAAAACCCCCTGAGCCTTGCTACTCTTCCTCAAGGTAGTCGCTGGGTTTTGTGGTCAAATGTTTCCGCACCAGCAGAACCAGAGGTAATCAATTGGGAACAGCCTGGTATAGTTTTGCAAAGCGATCGCGCACTACAACCCCAACTGCAAAAAACATTACATCTATTATAA
- a CDS encoding DUF309 domain-containing protein, whose protein sequence is MSETIPQEFWQGVEQFNSGQFYACHDTLEALWIEASEPEKTFYQGILQISVALYHLENRNWRGAVILLGEGGNRLRRYPSSYGGVDVDELLSQSAALLTTLQQIGQDSITSGDIDEDKVLSLPKIVLSTD, encoded by the coding sequence ATGAGCGAAACCATCCCCCAAGAGTTTTGGCAAGGCGTAGAACAGTTCAACTCTGGCCAGTTCTATGCCTGTCATGACACTTTAGAAGCTTTATGGATTGAAGCCAGTGAACCAGAAAAAACCTTTTATCAAGGCATTCTGCAAATTTCTGTAGCGTTGTATCATTTGGAAAATCGGAACTGGCGAGGTGCAGTTATTCTATTGGGAGAAGGCGGCAATCGCCTCCGGCGTTACCCATCTAGTTATGGCGGCGTTGATGTTGATGAACTATTGAGTCAGAGCGCAGCGTTGTTGACGACATTACAACAAATAGGGCAAGATTCGATTACATCTGGCGATATCGATGAAGATAAGGTCTTATCTTTGCCTAAAATTGTGCTGTCTACTGATTAG
- a CDS encoding LptF/LptG family permease gives MDRYLTSELIAPFFFGVGAFSSLGVTIDAVFDLVRKIVESGLPIDIAIQVFLLKFPNFIVLAFPMSTLLATLMTYSRLSSESELIALRGCGVSVYRIVLTAVMLSLVVTGMTFVFNEQIAPAANYQAGVTLDKALKSDKPAFKQQNIFYPEYQDVTQPDGSKNRILTRLFYADQFDGKRMTGLTIIDRSTKNLNQIVVSESAQWNPSQNIWDFYNGTIYFVAADRSYRNIVRFEHQQLQLPRTPLSLAEKSRDYGEMNISEALDQLQVEYLGGDRQKIRKLEVRIQQKISLPFVCVVFGLVGAAMGSIPQRTGRGTSFGISVVVIFSYYLIFFISGAIAQAGALSPFMGAWLPNFIFLGIGLFLLIRVAKR, from the coding sequence ATGGATCGTTACCTTACCAGCGAATTGATAGCGCCGTTTTTCTTTGGTGTCGGAGCTTTTTCATCACTTGGTGTCACTATTGATGCTGTATTCGATCTAGTCAGAAAAATTGTAGAATCTGGGCTACCGATAGACATTGCCATTCAGGTTTTTTTGCTAAAGTTTCCCAACTTTATCGTTTTAGCCTTTCCCATGTCTACGTTACTAGCTACTTTGATGACCTACAGTCGTCTTTCTAGCGAGAGCGAACTAATTGCCCTGCGTGGTTGTGGGGTAAGCGTATATCGTATAGTGCTAACTGCTGTGATGTTGAGTCTTGTAGTCACAGGAATGACATTTGTATTCAACGAACAAATTGCACCAGCAGCAAATTACCAAGCGGGGGTAACTCTGGATAAAGCCCTGAAATCAGATAAGCCAGCTTTTAAACAGCAAAATATTTTCTATCCTGAATACCAGGATGTTACACAACCGGATGGCTCTAAGAATAGAATATTGACACGCTTGTTTTACGCCGACCAGTTTGATGGTAAGCGGATGACAGGTTTGACGATTATAGACCGTTCCACCAAAAATCTGAATCAAATTGTAGTATCAGAATCTGCCCAGTGGAATCCTTCTCAAAATATTTGGGATTTTTACAACGGTACGATCTATTTTGTTGCAGCCGATCGCTCATACCGCAACATTGTTAGATTTGAACACCAACAACTGCAACTACCACGCACGCCATTAAGTTTGGCAGAAAAAAGCCGAGACTATGGTGAGATGAATATTTCTGAAGCACTAGATCAACTACAAGTGGAATATCTTGGTGGCGATCGCCAAAAAATTCGTAAACTCGAAGTGCGGATTCAACAAAAAATCTCCTTGCCCTTTGTATGTGTAGTTTTTGGCTTGGTAGGTGCAGCGATGGGAAGCATACCCCAGCGAACTGGAAGAGGTACCAGCTTTGGGATTAGCGTTGTAGTTATTTTTTCGTACTACTTAATTTTCTTTATTAGTGGTGCGATCGCGCAAGCAGGTGCCCTCTCTCCCTTTATGGGGGCTTGGTTGCCCAATTTTATTTTCTTGGGAATAGGTCTATTCCTCTTGATACGAGTTGCCAAACGCTAA
- a CDS encoding type II toxin-antitoxin system ParD family antitoxin — protein sequence MSISLTPDQERFIQTKLQAGKYRSAEEALEIALRLLDEYDRADAEWVEDVREKIDAAILASDKTPPIDGETFVNQILKRFRQGHQAQA from the coding sequence ATGAGCATAAGTCTCACACCCGATCAAGAACGCTTTATTCAAACCAAGCTCCAGGCTGGGAAATATCGCTCCGCAGAAGAAGCCCTTGAAATCGCCTTACGGTTGCTTGATGAATACGATCGCGCCGATGCTGAATGGGTTGAGGATGTGCGAGAAAAAATTGATGCGGCGATTTTAGCTTCAGACAAAACGCCACCTATTGATGGCGAGACATTCGTAAACCAAATTCTAAAGCGGTTTCGACAAGGACATCAGGCGCAAGCATGA
- a CDS encoding LptA/OstA family protein, with the protein MMPCYQLPMSQFRRFGLALMLPVVLLGAFAFPTQLQTATAQTSKDNRPLTIRADVQEYDAKNQVITARGNVQMLYPSRQLQATSAQAQYFSKERRIDFSGNVYILQQGGNSIRAEKVTYLIDEGRFVALPQSNRQVESIYMIEESDNGGQTATPAPSVPQTRPLKPSN; encoded by the coding sequence ATGATGCCCTGCTATCAATTGCCCATGTCACAGTTCCGTCGCTTTGGATTAGCTTTAATGCTGCCAGTTGTACTCTTGGGCGCTTTTGCCTTCCCTACCCAACTGCAAACCGCGACTGCACAAACATCTAAAGACAATCGCCCCCTGACTATCCGCGCTGATGTGCAAGAATATGATGCTAAAAATCAAGTAATCACCGCTCGCGGTAACGTGCAAATGTTGTATCCTTCTCGTCAACTTCAGGCAACATCTGCCCAAGCACAGTACTTTAGTAAGGAACGCCGAATTGATTTCAGTGGCAACGTCTATATTTTGCAACAGGGCGGTAACAGTATCCGGGCAGAGAAGGTAACGTATTTAATTGATGAAGGGCGATTTGTTGCTTTACCTCAATCCAACCGTCAGGTAGAGTCTATCTACATGATCGAGGAATCAGATAATGGTGGACAAACTGCGACACCCGCCCCATCTGTCCCACAAACACGACCTTTGAAGCCTTCTAATTAG
- the lptB gene encoding LPS export ABC transporter ATP-binding protein has translation MKIVLENIHKSYGKRVIVNRVNLSVGQGEIVGLLGPNGAGKTTTFYIATGLEKPNQGKVWLGNLDVTGMPMHKRARLGVGYLAQEPSVFRQLSVQDNILLVLEQTNVPRREWSRRLTTLLREFRLEKLANSKGIQLSGGERRRTELARSLAAGVEGPKFLLLDEPFAGVDPIAVSEIQHIVAQLRDRGMGILITDHNVRETLAITDRAYIMREGQILAFGGADELYSNPLVRQYYLGDNFQA, from the coding sequence GTGAAAATTGTTTTAGAGAATATTCACAAATCTTACGGCAAGCGAGTAATTGTCAATCGTGTCAATCTTTCTGTTGGTCAGGGCGAAATCGTTGGTTTACTAGGCCCCAATGGGGCTGGTAAAACAACGACTTTTTACATTGCCACTGGTTTAGAAAAACCCAATCAAGGAAAAGTTTGGCTGGGTAATCTGGATGTTACAGGAATGCCAATGCACAAAAGGGCACGATTGGGTGTTGGCTATCTAGCGCAAGAACCAAGTGTTTTCCGCCAACTCTCGGTACAAGATAATATTCTATTGGTGCTGGAGCAAACGAATGTGCCACGGCGGGAATGGTCAAGACGACTCACAACTTTACTGCGGGAGTTTCGGTTAGAAAAATTAGCCAATAGTAAAGGAATTCAACTTTCTGGTGGTGAGCGACGGCGGACTGAATTAGCAAGGTCTTTAGCTGCTGGAGTAGAAGGGCCAAAATTTTTACTTTTGGATGAACCATTTGCAGGTGTTGATCCGATCGCAGTCTCAGAAATTCAGCACATTGTCGCACAACTGCGCGATCGCGGTATGGGAATCTTAATTACAGATCATAATGTCCGCGAAACCCTTGCTATCACAGATCGCGCCTACATTATGCGCGAAGGACAAATTCTCGCTTTTGGCGGTGCTGACGAACTCTACAGCAATCCCCTCGTGCGGCAATATTATTTAGGGGATAATTTTCAAGCCTAA
- a CDS encoding CBS domain-containing protein, with the protein MMKAEDIMTKDVVTIRGSATVAEAVVLMKEKKLRALVVDIRHENDAYGIVTETDIVYKVTAYGKDPKQVWVYEIMSKPCIVVNPDLGVEYVARLFANTGIHRAPVIQGKLLGIISITDILTKSDFVEAPKALLLEERIKKAIEQSRAICTEQGAYSKACAAAWDEVEELQAEAAHQKAEGMVSAKVSFEEYCKENPNAPECRNYHP; encoded by the coding sequence ATGATGAAAGCTGAAGATATCATGACCAAAGATGTAGTTACCATTCGCGGTTCAGCAACAGTTGCTGAAGCAGTGGTGCTGATGAAGGAAAAAAAATTGCGGGCGCTAGTTGTAGATATTCGCCATGAGAATGATGCTTATGGCATTGTCACAGAAACAGATATTGTCTATAAGGTAACAGCCTACGGTAAAGATCCAAAGCAAGTCTGGGTTTACGAGATTATGAGCAAGCCCTGCATTGTGGTAAATCCTGATTTGGGTGTGGAATATGTAGCACGGTTATTTGCTAACACTGGTATTCATCGCGCACCTGTGATTCAAGGCAAGCTGTTAGGCATTATCTCGATTACCGACATTTTAACCAAAAGCGACTTTGTGGAAGCGCCAAAAGCACTACTGCTGGAGGAGAGAATTAAAAAAGCAATTGAACAGTCTCGCGCTATTTGCACTGAACAAGGTGCTTATTCTAAAGCCTGTGCAGCCGCTTGGGATGAGGTAGAAGAACTCCAGGCTGAAGCTGCTCATCAGAAAGCTGAGGGGATGGTATCAGCCAAAGTCTCTTTTGAAGAATATTGCAAGGAAAACCCAAATGCACCGGAATGCCGAAATTATCATCCTTAA
- a CDS encoding transposase — protein MCPRLAWPSGYAQKPNRKGKNVSVIGAISLKGLLTQWSGLGSIDALTFDAFIAQKLVPKLWPGAVVIMDNCSIHKSDELEALLIAAGAHLIYLPPYSPDFSPIENCWSKIKNILRRIGARTYPDLLQALDTAFAEVTIENLLGWFTHCCYCTSQD, from the coding sequence ATGTGCCCGCGCCTTGCCTGGCCTTCAGGCTATGCTCAAAAGCCCAACCGCAAAGGGAAAAATGTCTCGGTAATTGGTGCAATTAGCTTGAAAGGACTGCTCACCCAATGGAGTGGCTTAGGTTCTATCGATGCTTTGACTTTTGATGCCTTCATCGCCCAAAAGCTCGTACCCAAACTTTGGCCTGGTGCAGTGGTGATCATGGATAACTGCTCAATCCATAAAAGTGATGAACTTGAAGCTTTGCTCATCGCTGCTGGCGCTCATCTCATTTATCTCCCCCCCTATTCTCCCGATTTTTCACCGATTGAGAATTGTTGGTCCAAGATTAAGAACATTCTCCGTCGCATCGGTGCAAGGACATACCCTGATTTACTCCAGGCATTAGATACGGCATTCGCAGAAGTGACAATAGAGAATTTGCTGGGTTGGTTTACTCACTGCTGCTACTGTACCTCACAAGACTGA
- a CDS encoding type II toxin-antitoxin system RelE/ParE family toxin, with protein sequence MSRYVINILASRDINEIADYFAETSVEAGERFFSEFNRKCQQLVAFPNSGKSYAKIRPDLRGISLQGYIVFYRVLDNGIEILRVVSGRRNFPSLFEESN encoded by the coding sequence ATGAGTCGCTACGTCATCAACATTCTTGCCAGCCGAGATATCAATGAAATTGCCGACTACTTTGCTGAAACTAGCGTTGAAGCAGGAGAGCGATTTTTCAGTGAATTCAACCGCAAGTGCCAACAGCTTGTTGCCTTTCCAAACAGTGGTAAAAGTTACGCAAAAATTCGTCCAGACCTCCGAGGTATATCCTTGCAAGGCTATATCGTTTTCTACAGAGTATTAGATAATGGTATCGAAATTCTACGGGTTGTAAGCGGTCGCCGTAACTTTCCATCTCTTTTTGAGGAATCCAACTAA